In the Diadema setosum chromosome 11, eeDiaSeto1, whole genome shotgun sequence genome, CTGTACCAGGGACAGTAACATTAACAGCGTATGTTATTGATTGTTAGGGTCGCTGATGATGTTTATAGATAGACCATAGATCTACAGATTCTCGAGCGAGTTTCGTATAGATAGAACATTGacaaattaacttttttttgtcattttatatcTGTAGTTGATATTGATGAAAGGGTCATTAAAATTGTATGATTCCATGTAAATCTACCCCACATAATTTAGGAAGACACATTAAATGAGAATGCCCAAAAAGAGATGCAATCTATCACCTCATGTTAATTAGttttaacataaaaaagaataagTAATACCTACAGTAGCCCAGCTATTAATGGTCTTTAGCTCATATGAAATTTTATTGATCTTAGGTGTTCTtactttttcactttttcaaaTGTGTTCAGGATGTTTCTACACCATCCCATGTCTACTTCAGgacaaataaaaattaattctccttcatttgcttttttttttggggggggggagataattGTGTCATCTGTTAGTGAGTTGTTTTAAGGGATCATACTCCAAATAGCAAATGTAAGTCTGTgtaaagttttcactattttgaTGATTGTGAAGCAACCTGTCCTGTAGCAATTTGACGTATATACACTGAAAATCCaatgtcgttttttttttttctgtgcatgtAGGTAGAACTGCAATTGCACTGTGATTTCCCCCTGGAGTATCCATACACACTGCCAGACTTGAATGTTCGGTCAAACTCCCTCTCGAGACAGCAATACAGACAACTCAATGATGACTTGCTTGAGCATTTACAGTCTCTGGAGCGAGGAGAGCTCTGCATCACCGAGGCTGTGCAGTGGCTTCAGGAAAATGCTGCAAACTATTTCATCTCGTCCACCGTAGAAACCGGGAACGCTGGGAAGACAGATTCAAAGAAGCCGTCCTCCTTCACTCGTCTGTGGATCCACAGCCACCACATATACAGCCGATCCAAGCGGGAGAACATCTTTGAATGGTCGAGGGAGCGGGGCTTGACGGGCTTCAGTCTCCCAGGAAAGCCTGGTATCATCTGCGTGGAGGGACAGCAGCAGGAGGTGGATGAGTTCTGGCACAAGATCCGGCGGTTGAACTGGAAGAAGCTGACCAGCAAGCACAGAGAGGACTTTGAGGTGGCCCCGGAAAACTTTGAAGCCGAGAGCAAAGGATTGCGGCATTTCCAAGACTTCCAGGAAATAAACTTTGATGTCAGAGGTGCGAGGGATTACCACATGGACCTTGGACAGTTTTTCCAGTACCTTGAAAGGCATGGCTGTGCAgacattttcaagattttgttgGGAGTAGATGGAAGAGTATCACAAAAAGATGCTCACTGATtgctctttgtttgtttatgttttttatgtcattattgtGTGCATATGATGCAAGTCTTCAATATCGGGGCATAAGCAATACCTCTTCATGGCAGGGTTCtaatgaaatacatatattcTGCTGTATTGGCATTATTTGTAAATCTACATGTGTTGTCAGCAATGATTCTGTTTGGCCTTATCACTTACAACCATTCCCACTGCCCATCAGGTGATAGGATAGCCATAATTGTGAGGATGTTATGACAAGATCATTTTCTCAATCCCCTGCCATTTCCCACTTGTTGCCATCATTCCCTCTAAACCTGGGCCCTGTGCATGTAACATCTTTAGCTGGGCTAGGATGAAAGGAGGTACATGTAGTCAGACTGAGCAGTTGTAATGAGGCAGGAAAGTAAATTTATAGAATATTAATTTTCCCATTCCACCAAAGTATCCAGTCATTACTGTACTCTACTCCCTCCCTCACTTTCACGAACATTCTGACAGCCGTTCCTTCCCATTTTCACACTTGAGGAGAACAGCATTATGAAGTCATACAATACATGCACCAGAGATTTTGAGGAAGGTTGATGGTACCGTCACCGTGGGGTCACTGAACAACTGCTTTACCTGTTACCAACCATGGAAAATTCTTGAATTTACAAATGTGTATGTCAAACTACAgacaaccttgcttaagtcgaccCTGCATAAGTTGATAATCGCCTAAGTGAAAGGTCTTTTAAAGTCATCTTCTCTttttacatgtac is a window encoding:
- the LOC140234610 gene encoding RWD domain-containing protein 2B-like; amino-acid sequence: MSDLSVQERLDLQLSEIELLQSMFPGEGEFSIWDQSVLSDLRSFVDGDADASGVVEGLTPGDVPNDAADHDTAGAGSRLRQLSFVIKIVLTEGTALSSQVELQLHCDFPLEYPYTLPDLNVRSNSLSRQQYRQLNDDLLEHLQSLERGELCITEAVQWLQENAANYFISSTVETGNAGKTDSKKPSSFTRLWIHSHHIYSRSKRENIFEWSRERGLTGFSLPGKPGIICVEGQQQEVDEFWHKIRRLNWKKLTSKHREDFEVAPENFEAESKGLRHFQDFQEINFDVRGARDYHMDLGQFFQYLERHGCADIFKILLGVDGRVSQKDAH